The genomic interval GAATGAACAAAAAGATTGATAACATATTGGATAACAAATGGTGGCAAGAAGTTGCCGTTGTCCTTTTTTCCTTTACGATTTATACCTTAAAAAATGATTGGATGTTGTTTAGTTCATTCATTTCGATTTTAATGGGGGTATTTTTCTATTGCATTTTATACATGCATGCCCAATTTAACCGCTTTTTTCTCCTTCCTATTTTATTCAAAGCAAACAAACCTTTTACTTATATAATTTTAACGTTTTTTGGTGTTTTTGTATTCTCGGTCATTTTGTATGAAATTACAATGCTGGATATGTTTGCAAAATGTCATTTGTATCAAAACTCACATCAAAGAAGTTATGCCTACCAATTGGCAAGTGTTTTAGGAACTTTGGTCTGCATTCTGAGTCCGATTATTGTATTTAAGTTTTATCGTATTCACAGAAAACAAACCGATGCGGCTTTATTGTTCAATCAAATGCAATTGAATTCATTGAAAGGACAATTAAATCCGCATTTTTTGTTCAATACATTTAATACACTTTACGGAATAAGCCTTGAATTTCCAGACAGAACACCAGATTTAATTATGAAAGTGTCGCAGTTAATGCGTTATCAATTAGAAAGTAACAGCAAACAATGTGTTTCTTTAGAAGACGAACTCGAATTTATAAACAGTTATGTGCAGCTTGAAAAAGAGCGTGTTGGTTATCGTTGCGATATAACTTTTGAGAGTACAGTAGATAAAGATTATACGTATAAAATTTCGCCAATGTTATTAATTGCATTTATAGAAAATGCCTTTAAACATGGAACTTGTGCAATTGAAAATTGTTTTGTGAAAATTAATATTAAAGTTGAAAACGGAATATTAAGTCTTCATGTTACGAATTCAATTCCGAAGAAAAATGATGTTATTTCTACCAAAATCGGTTTAAAAAATACGATTGAACGTTTGAATTTAATTTATGGAAAAGATTATAAATTAGACATTCAAGACGATAAACAGACTTATATTGTTGATTTAGAAATACAACTTAAAAAGTTTGTAGGATGAAAGAAACAAAGAAATGCATAATTGTAGATGATGAACCCGCGGCGCATTATGTTTTAGCGAATTACATCAAACAAAATCCGCAATTGGAATTGGTTTTTCAAGGATATAATGGAATTGAAGCGATGAATTATCTCCGAGAAAATCCAGTCGATTTAATGTTTTTAGACATTAATATGCCTGAAATTTCTGGAATGGAATTACTAAAGATTCTTCCGACTCATCCAAAAACAATTCTGACAACGGCTTATTCTGAATTTGCTTTGGAAAGTTACGATTACGGTGTAATTGATTATTTGCTGAAACCCATTTATTTTCCACGATTTCTAAAAGCAATTGATCGTTTTTTTGCAACAGAAAATGTAAAAAAAGCAGAAGAAGCGGTCATCAATTCCGTAAGTGTAAAAGTCGATGGTTATTTTATTGAAATAGAATTAGATCAACTTTTGTTTGCCCAAAGTTTTGGAAATTATGTGAAACTCCATACAACAAAACGAACTTATTTGGCATCCATTACAACAACTGAATTTGAGAAATGCCTTCCAGAAAAAAGCTTTATGCGAATTCATAAATCTTACATTGTTGCATTGGACAAAATTGATGCTACAGAGAAAGATTTTGTAGTTATTAAAAACGAAAGAATTCCAATAGGGATTACCTATAAAAGAGAATTAACAGATCGCTTAAAAAAGCTTGAATTATAATTTTACGAGTTCAAAGTTGTAATTAAATCGGTTTCCAAACGTTCAAAAAAATATTGAGACACTTCATTTATTCTTAATAAAAAAGTAGTAAATTTAATACGTTGTTTGAAGTTTAATTTTAAAAATAAGACCATGAAAAACGTGTTTTTAGCTTTTACTTTTTTATGCAGCAGTTTTTTACTTGCACAAGAAGGAACAAATATGAAAAAAGTAATTACGCCGCCAGAAAAGGTGAAATTTGCTTTTGGGAAAGAATATCCTGGAAAAGTGCCCGTTTGGTCTGAAGAATATGTGGGGGATGATGAAGATGAAATTCGTTTTGAGGCGAAATACAATGTTACCAATACAACTAAAGCGGTTGCGATTTATGATAATTTAGGAAACATGAAAGCGTATGAATTGCAGATTACGTTTAGCCAGTTACCGCCAAAAGCACAAGCTTATTTAAAAAAGAATTATACGCCGAAAGCAATTCGAGAAGTTGCAATGGTTGTAGACGATAAAAACAAAACGACTTATGAAGTTGGGGTGACAAAAGACACCAAATTTTATGATGTTGTTTTTGATAAAGATGGAGGTTTTGATGTCTCTATTGAAAAGAATTAAAACAGCTTACTAATTCAAATATTATTTGAAACGACAAACCCGATGAGTTTTTGGTTACTTATCGGGTTTTGTTTTGTGTTTTTTTGTTTCAGGTTTCAAGTTTGAAGTTTCAAGTTGATATTCTTTGTGTGTTTTAACCGCAAAGTGCGCAAGGTTTTTTCTAAGCTTTATGATATATAAACGCAAAGTTCGCAAAGCTTTATGTAAAAAACCTTGCGTAATCCCCTAGCGTTCTTTGCGGTTAAACCTGAAACCTGAAACTTGAAACTTGAAACCTCTTTACAGCATCATTCCGCCAGAAGCTTCAATTCTTTGAGCATTTATCCAGCGTGCATCTTCTGTACATAAAAAGGCAACAACTCCGCCAATATCATCTGGCAAACCAACTCTTCCTAAGGCTGTTACAGAAGCAATTTGCTGGTTCATTTGTTCATTGTCACGAACTACTCCGCCTCCAAAATCTGTTTCGATTGCTCCGGGAGCTACCACATTTACTCTGATTTTTCTTGCTCCAAGTTCTTTTGCTTGATATTTTGTTAAAGTTTCAATCGCGCCTTTCATAGATGCGTAAGCCGCATAACCAGGGAATGAAAATCTTGCTAAACCAGTAGAAATATTTACAATTCCGCCGCCGTCATTCATTACGTTCAATCCTTTTTGAGTTAAGAAAAACGGACCTTTAAACTGAATATTAGTCAATTGATCAAATTCAGCTTCAGTTGTTCCTATGAAAGAATTGTGAATTCCGATTCCTGCATTGTTTATTAGATAGTCGAATTTATCGGTTTTAAAAGTGCTTTTTAAAGTTGATTCTACTTCGTTAAAAAATGCATCAAAAGTTCCAGATTCAGCAACATTTAATTGTAGTGAAGCCGCTTTCTGACCTAAACTTTTGATTTCTTTTACCACTAAATCAGCTTCTTCTTTTTTGCTGTTGTAAGTGATAAGTACGTCGATTCCTTTTTTTGCAATCGCAATTGCCATATTTTTTCCTAAACCTCTGCTACCGCCTGTAACAAGAGCTATTTTTGTATTTACTGCCATCTTTTTCAATTATGAATTGTTAATTGTTAATTGTTAATTGTAAAAATGTGGATGTGAAATTTTTTGTCATGTTTTCGGGTTTTAAAAAGACAAATGTCTTATTGCATTTCACATCTCACATTCAACATTTTACTTAATTAGAGTGCATTGCATTAAAATGATTTCTCAATTCTTCTGCGCTTGCGTTTAATCTGGTTTCGCTTGTTCCAAAAGTCAGTTCTTGTTTTCCTTCTTTTAATTGTTCAAAAATAGATTCAATAAAACTGCTTACGCTTGGATGTGCGTCATGCAAACCTATTCCGCCCAAATCTGTGTTTAAAGCTGGTGGAATAATCTCGATCACTTCAATATTTTTTTCTTTTAATAAATGACGAAGTGAAAGCGTAAACGATCTAAAGAATGCTTTTGTAGCCGAATAAACCGGAACTTTAGCAAAAGGCGAAAATGCCAATCCAGAAGTAACATTCATTACCGTTTTAAGCGATTTTAATTGAATAAATAAGGAAGTTAAATGTAAAGGAGCTTCAATATTTGTACTTAATTCAGCTTTCATACTTTCGTAGAAATTTTCATCACTTACTGAAATCCAGTTTTGAATTCCTGCATTGTTTACTAAAGCATTTAAATCAGGATGATTTGCTGCAATCCATTCATAAAGCGCAGTGCGGTCTTCTTCTTTAGAAAGGTCGCATACTTTTGTAATTACTGAAGGAAATTTTGCTTTAACGTCATTTAAAACAGTTTCTCTTCTTCCGCAGATAATTACGGTATTATTTTCCTGAATAAATCGTTCGGTAAGTCCAAGTCCGATACCACTTGCACCTCCAGTTATTAAAATTTTATTGTTTGATAAATTCATCTTTTCGATCTTTTAAATTGATAAGACAAAGGTAGGATGGAAGTAGAAACGGGAAGTTGTAAATATCAAACCGATGTTTGCGAAATTCAAATCAGAATTAAATATCAATTACAATATCAATAAAAACAGCATTGCCTTGATTCTCATTTTATGTCCTCCCGAGATAAGTGGAAGGACACGCAAAGTAGAACGTACTGTATGGATTTAGCATGAGATCCTTCGACTTCGCTCAGGAAGACAAACTTTGTGTAGTAATCTAAAATCTGCAATCTGCAATCTAAAATATCTAACTCCTAAAAGCAATCGGTGTAAAAGAAGTTTGCTTTTTAAAGAAATTAGAAAAATGCGCTAATTCTTCGAAACCAAGAGAATATGCGATTTCAGAAATATTCCAATCGGTCTGTTTTAAAAGAATTTTGGCTTCGTTTGTTAATCTTGTGCTGATTAATTCGGTTGTGGTTTTTCCGGTATTTTCCTTTAAAACTTTATTTAAATGATTTACGTGAACCGATAATCTTTCCGCGAAATCTTTGGCAGTTCTCAGCTCTAATCTTTGATTTGGAGATTCTATTGGAAATTGTCTTTCTAATAATTCTGCAAATAAAGAAGAAACTCGCGCTGCCGAATTGTGTTTAGAATATAAAGCGGTTATAGGTTGTAATTTTTGTCCAAAGTGAATTAATTCAGCAACATAATTTCGAATTAAATCATATTTATAAATATAATCAGAGTTAATTTCTCTTTGTATTTTATTGAAAATCAAAGCAATTTCCTCAACTTCTTGATCTGATAATTGAAAAATAGGGTAACCATCTGAAGCGAAAATTGGAAGTTCATCCAAATCAATTCCACTTTTATTTTTAGATAAAAATTCGCTTGTAAAAACACAAAACTGCCCAGATTGATTGGTGTCTTGCGGCAAATAATTGTACGGAATTTTTGGTGTTGCAAACAGTAATCCTTGTTTTTCTATTTCGATTATTTTATCTGCATATTCGGCTTTATTGTGACCTCGAATTAAACTTATTTTATAATAAGCTCTTCTATCATAAGGCATTCCGGGTTTTCCTTTTAGACGTTCCAGAAGTTCTTTTATATCAAAAACATTAAAATGCCCGATTTCTTTCTGAATATCATTTGGCAGTAAAGAATTAGGTTCAACGGTTGAGCCTTCTGTTATGTCTTTGTAAAATGAATCTAGAGATTTCATATTTGTGAATTGTAAAAATCAAATATACAAAAAAATAAGCTTTGTGAGTTTAACCGCAAAGAAAGCAAGGTTTTTTGATTTAGAAGCCTATAGAAAACGCAAAGTTCGCAAACCTTTGTGTAAAATCTTTGCGAACTTTGCGTATATCTTTGCGCTCTTTGCGGTTAAAACAAACTTCCCTGTACAAATTCAGGTTCAGGATTATTGCCAAAAGGAATTGCATCAATTACAAAAAACTGTTTTTTTATTGGATCAAATTCTCTTAAAACAATTTCATTACAGTCAAATTGAAGATGGATTGTGGTAAAAAGTTCAGAAGCTATTTTAAGATTTTCGGGAGTCAATCGCCTTCCAATTGACATATGCGGATTATCACTTTTTTTTAGTTTTAGAGATTTTAAAGTTTCATGAATTTTTTTCATAATTGGAACAAGATTATTTGTAGAATCCTTGTTTACACCAATAAAAAAAGCTCCGGCATTTGGGAAAGAATCAAAGTGATCTAAAGAAACTTCAAAGGGCGTAAAAGTATCAGCAATTTTAGAAAGCTTTTGTTTGATAGTGTCAAGTTGAGATTCATCAATAATAAATTCGCAAATTGTAATATGTGCTTCAGAATTGCAGCTGTTGTACCAATCTATTTTGCTTTTTAAAAAATCTTTTAGTTTTTTAACTGGTTCAACAACCGTTTTAGAATAAAATACAACCGAATACGTTTTTTCCATTTTTAGGACTTTGAATTACAAATTTAAAGCTTTCCTTTCAAATGTAAGCGGTGTAAAATTTCGGATTTCAATAAACCGCTTCCGCCGCCAAAATGTTCAATTACTTCAACATCTGGCTGATTTTTTATGCAAAAAGAAGTGAACTCTTTTTCAATATGATCTTCGATACCAGAACTCAAAAGAACAATGTCTATCTTATTATTTTCAAAGTAATTCTGGGCTTCTTTTTCATTGTTAAAAGCAACTGCATTCCAGTTTTCATCTGCATTGACAAGACGTAGTAAAATGGCCAAAATAGCTTCGTTTTTTCCGAGCAATAAAAATTCTAGAGTTTTCATAATATCCAGTTTAAGTGAAAAAGATACAACATTTCTAAGTTAAAATCATCAGAACAAAAATAGAAAGGATTGATCTAATCAAACTTAATCTAGAACAAGAAAAGCGTTTATTTTTTTGATCCTATTGTGTTTTATCAGAATTCACCGATTACACTTTCTCTAAAGTTTTGTTAAAGTTGTTGGTGTAATGTTTTGTACAGCAATTGATTAACTTTTATCATGTGATTTTTTAACATAAAGATGAGGAAAACCGTAAGGTAATATCTTTTTCTGCTTATAATTTTGTCCTGTAAAAATTTAAAAACCGTGGCATTCTTTGCCTTTTTGGATGTCATTTTAAATTTTTATACTGTTTTTGGAGAAACATTTTTTTAGAATTGATTCAGACATATTCATTTGATCGTGGGTAATTGTATAAGTTTGCAATATACATTAATGTCGAATTTTTAAGGGTTTTAAGATTAAGTCGACGGACGAAATTTTAAAACCCTTTTTTTTTTAGAATAAAAGTGAAAGTCCGATTAGCCAGAATTGCAGGAAGTTGGTATTAAGTTTGAATTTTTGAGGCGAAAACCCATAATAGCTTTTGAAAGCAGCCGAAAAATGAGAAACATCTTTGTAACCGCATTTATAAGCTACTTCGCTTACTGTTGCCTTTTTATTTTGAAATAACTCTTTGGCTTGTTCCATTCTGAGCTTTATGATATAGCTTTTGACAGTTGTGCCAAAACAGGCTTTAAATCCTTTTTTTAATTTGAACTCGTTTAACGAAATTAGTCTTGAAAGTTCGGGTAGAGTAGGTGTGTTTCGATAATCGTTGTCTAGTATTTTTTTTGCTTCTAATAATTTTGTGTAATCTTCCTCGTCAATATTTTCTTGTACTGAAGGTTTAGTATTTAGGGTTTCAAGCTGATAAATTAAAAGCTCTTTAATCTTGCTTTCTATGTAAATCCGTTTGAGAGCGCCTTGTCTTGTACAGTTTTTTATTTCGTGCGTAACCCATTGTATTGCAGGTGTAAAAGGAAGATATTTCGAAGTTAAATAACTTGATTTTTTATTTAAAATGTTTCTTGAGAATTTTTCATGAAGCTGCCAATCTTCATTAATTATATTGTAATAAAACTCTTTAGAAAGAATTATGGATAAATAATTAATTTGCGTAAAAGGCGGAATAGTAAAAGATGCTTTAAAATTGTCTGTGTAAAAAATATTGTGTGTATTTTCTTTAGAGTATTTTTCTCCTTCTAAATCTTCAATTTTAGTTTCTACATTACTGCTGTAAATAAAATTCATGACAACAGATTCTTCATCAATTTCAAAAATAACGGTTTTAGAAGTCGAGAAATACATCTGAGTATCCAATAAAACCAGACCTTCGGTTATTAAATGCCGACTGATGATTTTTTCTGCATCACTGTTTTCAATATTGATGTTTTCTTCTGTTAAAGTGCTTTTGGGGTAATATTTATCTCCAATTTTAATTTTTATTATTGGGGTTTCTGGTGTTAAAAGTGTGGCTTCGATTTTCAAAAT from Flavobacterium sp. YJ01 carries:
- a CDS encoding AraC family transcriptional regulator; this translates as MKSLDSFYKDITEGSTVEPNSLLPNDIQKEIGHFNVFDIKELLERLKGKPGMPYDRRAYYKISLIRGHNKAEYADKIIEIEKQGLLFATPKIPYNYLPQDTNQSGQFCVFTSEFLSKNKSGIDLDELPIFASDGYPIFQLSDQEVEEIALIFNKIQREINSDYIYKYDLIRNYVAELIHFGQKLQPITALYSKHNSAARVSSLFAELLERQFPIESPNQRLELRTAKDFAERLSVHVNHLNKVLKENTGKTTTELISTRLTNEAKILLKQTDWNISEIAYSLGFEELAHFSNFFKKQTSFTPIAFRS
- a CDS encoding histidine kinase; this encodes MNKKIDNILDNKWWQEVAVVLFSFTIYTLKNDWMLFSSFISILMGVFFYCILYMHAQFNRFFLLPILFKANKPFTYIILTFFGVFVFSVILYEITMLDMFAKCHLYQNSHQRSYAYQLASVLGTLVCILSPIIVFKFYRIHRKQTDAALLFNQMQLNSLKGQLNPHFLFNTFNTLYGISLEFPDRTPDLIMKVSQLMRYQLESNSKQCVSLEDELEFINSYVQLEKERVGYRCDITFESTVDKDYTYKISPMLLIAFIENAFKHGTCAIENCFVKINIKVENGILSLHVTNSIPKKNDVISTKIGLKNTIERLNLIYGKDYKLDIQDDKQTYIVDLEIQLKKFVG
- a CDS encoding SDR family oxidoreductase, with the translated sequence MAVNTKIALVTGGSRGLGKNMAIAIAKKGIDVLITYNSKKEEADLVVKEIKSLGQKAASLQLNVAESGTFDAFFNEVESTLKSTFKTDKFDYLINNAGIGIHNSFIGTTEAEFDQLTNIQFKGPFFLTQKGLNVMNDGGGIVNISTGLARFSFPGYAAYASMKGAIETLTKYQAKELGARKIRVNVVAPGAIETDFGGGVVRDNEQMNQQIASVTALGRVGLPDDIGGVVAFLCTEDARWINAQRIEASGGMML
- a CDS encoding SDR family NAD(P)-dependent oxidoreductase, coding for MNLSNNKILITGGASGIGLGLTERFIQENNTVIICGRRETVLNDVKAKFPSVITKVCDLSKEEDRTALYEWIAANHPDLNALVNNAGIQNWISVSDENFYESMKAELSTNIEAPLHLTSLFIQLKSLKTVMNVTSGLAFSPFAKVPVYSATKAFFRSFTLSLRHLLKEKNIEVIEIIPPALNTDLGGIGLHDAHPSVSSFIESIFEQLKEGKQELTFGTSETRLNASAEELRNHFNAMHSN
- a CDS encoding AraC family transcriptional regulator is translated as MKIEATLLTPETPIIKIKIGDKYYPKSTLTEENINIENSDAEKIISRHLITEGLVLLDTQMYFSTSKTVIFEIDEESVVMNFIYSSNVETKIEDLEGEKYSKENTHNIFYTDNFKASFTIPPFTQINYLSIILSKEFYYNIINEDWQLHEKFSRNILNKKSSYLTSKYLPFTPAIQWVTHEIKNCTRQGALKRIYIESKIKELLIYQLETLNTKPSVQENIDEEDYTKLLEAKKILDNDYRNTPTLPELSRLISLNEFKLKKGFKACFGTTVKSYIIKLRMEQAKELFQNKKATVSEVAYKCGYKDVSHFSAAFKSYYGFSPQKFKLNTNFLQFWLIGLSLLF
- a CDS encoding 2'-5' RNA ligase family protein produces the protein MEKTYSVVFYSKTVVEPVKKLKDFLKSKIDWYNSCNSEAHITICEFIIDESQLDTIKQKLSKIADTFTPFEVSLDHFDSFPNAGAFFIGVNKDSTNNLVPIMKKIHETLKSLKLKKSDNPHMSIGRRLTPENLKIASELFTTIHLQFDCNEIVLREFDPIKKQFFVIDAIPFGNNPEPEFVQGSLF
- a CDS encoding response regulator transcription factor translates to MKETKKCIIVDDEPAAHYVLANYIKQNPQLELVFQGYNGIEAMNYLRENPVDLMFLDINMPEISGMELLKILPTHPKTILTTAYSEFALESYDYGVIDYLLKPIYFPRFLKAIDRFFATENVKKAEEAVINSVSVKVDGYFIEIELDQLLFAQSFGNYVKLHTTKRTYLASITTTEFEKCLPEKSFMRIHKSYIVALDKIDATEKDFVVIKNERIPIGITYKRELTDRLKKLEL